The DNA segment AGTCTCGCAATCGAGAATTTTGTAAGTGTTTAATTCAGAAACAGTTATAACTTTCGCTTTTGGAAGATTTCTAGCTGACAAATATACGTTTTTATTTTGATCTGATAAAACTAAAAGTAACTTTTTATCAGCAACTTGCAAATTTTTTGTGAAATCTATAAATTCTTTAGTTTTTGGTGCCTCAAATGAGAAATCCTCAACTACAAGTATAGCGTTTTCTGCCAATTTGCAACTTAACGCAGATTTGCGTGCTAATGCTTTAACTTTTTTGTTTAGTTTGAAGCTGTAGTCGCGAGGTACCGGACCAAATACGCGTCCTCCACCTACCATAACTGGTGAGTTGATATCTCCACTACGTGCTCCACCTGTTCCTTTTTGTCTTTTTAGTTTACGAGTACTTCCTGATACTTCGCTTCTCTCTTTTGATTTGTGTGTTCCTTGGCGGTTGTTTGCCATGAATTGTTTTACATCAAGATAGATTGCGTGCTCGTTTGGCTCTATACCGAATACTGTATCGTTCAACGTAACTTTTTTACCGGTATCCTCGCCTTTGATGTTTAATACACTAAGTTCCATGATTACTTCTCTATTATTACGATTGAACCTTTACTTCCGGGGATAGATCCTTTTACTAATAAAAGGTTATGCTCGGGTATAACTTTAATCACTTGCAAGTTTTGTACAGTTACTCTTGCGTTACCTGTTTGTCCGGCCATGCGAGTTCCTTTGAATACACGTGCAGGGTATGAACATGCACCTATTGATCCGGGAGCACGTAGGCGGTTGTGTTGACCGTGTGTTGTTTGTCCAACTCCACCAAATCCGTGGCGTTTTACTACACCTTGGTAACCTTTACCTTTTGATGTTCCGATTACGTCAACATAATCGTCCTCTGCGAAGAAGTCTACAGAGATTACATCTCCTAAGTTGTACTCTGTTTCAAAACCTTTGAACTCGGCCAAGTGTCTCTTGGGTGTTACACCACTTTTGTTAAAGTGTCCCATCTCTGCTTTTGTAGTGTGTTTCTCTTTTTTGTCTTCGAAACCTACTTGCACTGCAGCATAACCGTCTTTTTCAACGGTTTTGATTTGTGTAACTACGCAAGGACCTACTTCGATAACAGTGCATGGCATATTTACGCCCTCAGCACTGAATACGGATGTCATTCCGATTTTTTTTCCTAATAATCCTGGCATTTCTTTTTGTTATTAATTGGTTTATTACAATTTTATTTCTACGTCAACTCCGCTAGGCAACTCTAATTTCATTAGTGCCTCTACTGCTTTTGACGAACCATCCAAAATTTCGATCTCTATCAAACGACGGTAGAATGAAAGTTCGAATTGCTCGCGCGATTTTTTATTTACGAATGTTGAACGGTTTACAGTAAAGATACGTTTGCGTGTTGGTAGAGGTATAGGACCTTTTACAACTGCACCTGTTGCTTTTACTGTTTTTACAATCTTCTCAGCTGATTTATCAACTAAAGTGTGATCGTAAGATTTTAATTTAATTCTTATTTTTGAACTCATATCGCGTTTATGATTTTTGAATACTACAATAAATCTACTCTTCCCTTAACCTCTGTTAGTACATTCTTGGCAATTGATGAACTAACCTCGGCATAGTGTGAGAATGTCATGGTTGATGTTGCACGTCCTGAAGTGATAGTACGCAATGATGTTACATATCCGAACATCTCTGCAAGGGGTGCTTTTGCTTTTACGATGCGAGCACCGCTACGGCTTGACTCCATTCCCTCTACTTGTCCACGACGTTTGTTAAGGTCTGAGATTACATCTCCCATGCTCTCCTCGGGTGTTACCACCTCGATCTTCATGATTGGCTCAAGAAGTGTTGGTCCTGCTTTCTCACAAGCTTTTTTGAATGCTTGGATTGCACAAACCTCGAATGATAATTGATCCGAGTCTACGGGGTGATATGATCCGTCTATTACTGTTACTTTTAATTGGTCAACTTGGTATCCTGCAAGTACACCGTTCTTCATAGCGGTTGTGAAACCTTTTTGAATTGAAGGGATATACTCTTTTGGAATGTTACCACCTTTAACCTCATCAACAAATTGCAAACTTCCTTCAAAATCAGCGTCAACCGGCTCAACGCGAACAATCATGTCAGCATATTTACCGCGACCTCCTGTTTGTTTCTTGTAAGTCTCACGCAACTCAACTGATTGTGTGATTGCCTCTTTGTATGATACTTGAGGACGTCCTTGGTTACACTCTACGTTGAACTCACGGCGAAGACGGTCGATAATAATCTCAAGGTGAAGCTCACCCATTCCGCTGATGATTGTTTGACCTGTATCCTCATCTGATTTAACTGTAAATGTTGGATCCTCCTCAGCAAGTTTTTGTAGTCCAAGACCAAGTTTATCCAAGTCTTTTTGAGTTTTTGGCTCAACTGCAATTCCGATAACTGGTTCTGGGAAGTCCATTGACTCCAATACGATTGGAGCGTTCTCTGCACAGATTGTATCTCCTGTACGAACATCTTTCAAACCTACTGCTGCACCTATATCACCACAACCGATAACCTCTTTTGGGTTTTGTTTGCTTGAGTGCATTTGGAATAGACGTGATATACGCTCTTTTTTACCTGAACGTGTATTCAATACGTATGAACCTGCTACAAGGTCACCTGAATAAACGCGGAAGAAACACAAACGACCTACATATGGGTCAACTGCAATTTTGAATATCAATGCAGATAGTGGCTCGCCTGAAGAAGGCTTACGTGAAATCTCCACCTCTTTGTTATCTACCTCGTGTCCAACTACTGATGGAGTATCTATTGGACTTGGCAAGTAAGCACATACTGCATCAAGTAATGTTTGTACTCCTTTGTTTTTGAATGATGAACCGCAAGTCATAGGAACCATCTTCATTGCAAGAGTTCCTTTTCTTACTGCTACTTTAATCTCCTCCTCAGTGATTGTTGAGGGATCATCGAAGAATTTCTCCATTAGAGCGTCATCAAAGTCTGCAACGCACTCTAATAGTTTCTCTCTCCACTCCTCAGCCTCTGCTTGTAACTCTGCAGGTATCTCCTCTGCTGTGTAATCAGCACCCATAGCCTCGTTTGGCCAGTATAGGGCTTTCATACGCACCAAGTCGATAACTCCTTTGAAGTTCTCCTCTGCACCGATAGGAATTTGGATTGGACAAGGATTTGCACCTAATACCTCTTTAAGTTGACGTACAACCTCAAAGAAGTTAGCACCTGAACGGTCCATTTTATTAACGTAACCTACGCGAGGAACGTTATATTTGTCTGCTTGACGCCATACTGTCTCAGATTGAGGTTCTACTCCTCCTACTGCACAGAATGTTGCAACTGCACCGTCCAAAATACGAAGTGAACGCTCTACCTCTGCTGTGAAATCCACGTGTCCCGGAGTGTCAATCAAATTGATTTTATACTTCTCGTTATTGTAGTTCCACCAAGTTGTAGTAGCTGCAGATGTGATAGTGATACCACGCTCTTGCTCTTGCTCCATCCAGTCCATTGTGGCTGCACCATCGTGTACCTCACCAATTTTGTGTGTTAAACCGGTGTAAAATAGAATACGCTCCGATGTGGTTGTTTTTCCAGCATCGATGTGCGCCATAATACCTAAGTTTCTGGTATATTTTAATAATTCGTCTCCTTTTGCCATCTTTCAATTAAAATCTAAAGTGAGCAAACGCACGGTTAGCCTCAGCCATTTTGTGCATATCCTCTTTACGTTTAAACGCACCACCTTGGTTATTATAAGCATCCATTATCTCAGCAGCCAATTTGTCTGCCATAGTTTTGCCACCACGTTTACGTGCGTACAATATTAAATTTTTCATCGAGATTGACTCTTTGCGGTCTGGGCGGATCTCCGTAGGTACTTGGAATGTTGCTCCTCCCACGCGACGTGACTTAACCTCTACTTGAGGTGTAATGTTCTCCAAAGCCTTCTTCCATATTTCGAGGGCTGTCTCTTCTGTGGTCATTTTAGATTTAACCATATCAAGAGCGGAATAGAAAATAGTGTATGCGGTATTCTTCTTTCCGTCATACATCAAGTGGTTTACAAATTTTGAAACCTTTACATCACTGAAGATAGGATCGGGTAATACAATCCTTTTCTTTGGTTTTGCTTTTCTCATCTTAATTCTTTTTGTTCTTGTTCTTGGTTGCTTTTCACATCTTCAACAGTATTCTCTAATACCGTTTACTCAACCGAATCAGCCTATCCAAGAAACTAGAAAATAGTTTTACAACTAAGTTTTAATTTCTCTGGCGTTGCATCAATATTTTTACAGGTGTGCAACTAATTACTTTTTACCTGCTTTAGGACGTTTTGCTCCGTATTTCGAGCGACGTTGGGTACGGTTTGCTACACCGGCAGTATCTAATGTACCGCGAACAATGTGATAACGTACACCGGGAAGGTCTTTAACACGACCACCACGTACCATTACGATAGAGTGCTCTTGCAAGTTGTGTCCTTCTCCTGGAATGTAAGAGTTAACCTCTTTTCCGTTAGTTAAACGAACCCTAGCCACTTTACGCATAGCAGAGTTAGGTTTTTTAGGAGTTGTTGTATAAACTCTCACACATACACCACGTCTTTGAGGACATGAATCCAATGCGGGAGATTTACTTTTATCCTCCAAAACTACCCTTCCTTTTCTTACTAATTGTTGAATTGTAGGCATTTTTTAGAACTTTTTTAATAGTTTTGTTTATACTTATATTAATTAATTCTTCTCGTTTTCATTACTCGAAATATACGTTCTAATTATTTGTAACTCAATACCATATAATGAGATACGCATACTTTTTGGCGCTAAAAACTTCGCAAAAGTACTATTTTTTTGGCAATTACACAAATTTTTCGGGAAGTTTTTTAGTGAGGCAATTTCAAAGAGTAAGTGTAAAATCAAGATGAAAAATAAAAAAACTTATTTTTAGATGTATCAAGATTCAGTTTACAAAAAAGAGGTAAAGCCTTTTAAGCCTTACCTCATTTTTTATATGGTGGATTGATGACTAATTGCAAATAACCTTCACAACACAGTTGTCAACCTTAACCATTACCACTCCTTTAAGGGTTGTGGGTAATGGAATTTGAAGTGAAGCGTTACTGTATGTTCCTGAAGTTATTATTCTTCCCATTGCATCATAAACCGTAACCGAGTTTATATCTTCGGCACTCTCAATATACAATACCCCATCAGATACGTATGCTTTGGTGTTGCTCTCATCTGTGGTACTCTCTTCTACTCCCTGCAAAACTGATTCGGGGGTTACTCCCTCTCCAAATGTAAATGATTGTATTTCTATACCTATTGATATATTATTTTGTTGTAAAATTTTATACATTGATGCTTTTATCGTACCATTATCTGCCATCATATACCCCTCAGAATCGGTTGTACAACCATTTTCAAAATCCCAATAGCCAAGTAATGAGTCATCGCTTAACAAAGGATCATACATACTCTCTCCTATCTCTGATTGTGTTAACGCCCTATTATAAAACTGTACTTTATCAATATATGCATTTAATGGAGAACGATATTTTGCATGACCTCCTATCATTATTATATACTCTTTATACCAATCCATCAGAATAGATTTCGAGGTAAATTTCAAAATTTCATCTCCGTTTACATAAAGTTTCATTTGTGGTTTATCGGTATAGTACTGCTGAAATGTAACAAAAAACCACTTACCTGAACTAAATTTAAAAGTTTTCTCTCTTACAAAGGGCGATGAAGAAGATGCGGTTTGCTCTCTCACAGAAACTAATAGTTCATTATCTTTCCAAATCCCACCATAATCATCTACTCCATATTCTTGAATAGTCGAAAAAAGATACCCCCAATCACATAGCGGGTAACCCCCTCCTTTATCCATATTATCATTAATGTTGGGGTTTCTTATATTAAGAAATTGCGTTCCCTGTGTATTATGATTAAACTCTTTTATATTTACCCAAAAAGAAAAAGTGAATGGAGTTTGATTATTAAAGTTTAATTGCTCGGCAGGGATTCCAAAGGCATATTCTCCTAAGTCTATTCCTCGAGGTTCAACCTCGTTGGCGTTTACCAATGACATTGAAAGCATTAGAGATATTAGCATTACTAATAGAGTAAAAATCTTTTTCATAACAGCCTCATTTTTTATAGGTTAGTATAATTTCGTTTGCAAGATACATATTTTTTAAGAAAAAGCAAAAAACAAGAAGAAATTTGCTAAAGATTTTTTAGTTGTTGGAACTGGGGGGGGGAATAGGGTGGCTAAGATTTTTACTTAGTTACCTTAGTCATCTTAGTTATCTTAGTTATCTTAGTTTGCTAAAAACTAACAAATCTGCGGGTAAGCGAACACAATACAAAATTTATTTGTGTATTGTTGAGCGAGAGCAAGTTCAACAAACGAATGTTTGTTAACTAATAAACCCCATACGACTCATTAATGCACGAGATGTTCTCAACAGGCAGAGGGGTAATGATTTTCTTCTGAACATCTAAACTCCACACACCTAAAAGAGCATCGTAAACTTCGGTATCAATCCAATCCTTGTCATCGGGCATCAGAGCCATCAGGTTGTAATCAATAACGCCATCTTTCACAACCGAGCCGGGCCAACCAATTGAAGCACCAATGGGGTAATATATCTTAACCGAGTCTGTCAACCTCCACAACAGATTACCATCTTCATCTTTGTTAAACATTTCAGACAGCACAAGGTATGCCGAGTCGCTCTCGGGTATCATAAAGATATCTATATTATAATCATTAGCATACGCCATACTTCCCACAACAGAGTATGTTGAAAAGGGAGGCATATCAGATATCGAGATATAACCTTTCTCAAAATCGTCAATCATAAGCATACTATCCAAATCAAACAGAAGCGTACTGTCGCGTTGCTCAACGGGCTGAGGTTGATAGTCACTTCTCCTTTGGCACGATACCGATATAGCCAAAGATATGACCAACAACGATATGAGAATTATATTTTTCATATATATATTCGTTTACGCCGGCAAAGTTACTTTAAAAAGTTATTTTGGTGTAATTTTTAATAAATTATTTTTATAATTTTGCAATATGGATTTTAGAACAATAGTTTCTCTTGACTGGAGGGGAGAGAGGATAGACCACTCCGATTCGCTAATTTTCATCGGCTCATGTTTTGCCGATGAGATTGGTGGCATATTTAAGGCGAGTAAATTTGATACACTCTTAAACCCTTTTGGAGTTCTTTACAATCCACTATCAATAGCAGAGGCGATAAACAGAGCAATAGCCAACACCCCTTTTGTTGAGGGAGAGTTGTTTAAGAGCGGAAATCTTTATCACAGTTTCTCACACCACTCAACATTCTCTCATACCAATAAGGAGTATATGTTACAAACCATAAATAGCAGTTTGGCAGAGAGCTCTCAACGTCTAAAGAGTGCAAACTACCTCTTCATCACTTTTGGCACCGCATGGGTATATGAGGCGGTTGAGAGTGGCAAAGTTGTTGCCAATTGTCACAAACTTCCTGCAAACAACTTCTCAAGGAGAAGAGTTTCGGTCAAGGAGATTGTAGAGAGCCTCTCAGCAACTCTTGAGACTCTTTTTACTACCAATCCCAACATAAAGATAGTTCTAACGGTAAGTCCCATCAGGCACCTTAATGATGGTATTCACGAAAACTCATTAAGCAAAAGCACTCTACTTCTTGCGTGTGAGGAGTTGCAAAAGATATTCAACACAAGGGTATCATATTTACCAACCTACGAGGTTCTCCTTGATGAACTTCGTGATTATCGTTTCTATGCCGATGACATGGCACACCCCTCTAAAAAGGCGGTTGAATATATATGGGAAAAAATTGAGGATGAAGTTATTACCCCCAACTCTGTTAATATTATTAAGGAGTGGAGCAAGATACGTCAAGGTATCAGCCACCGACTTATGAGTGCCGACACCGAAGGATATAAAACCTTTTTAAACACTCTTTTGAGAAATGCCACATCTTTTGCTCTCAAATATAAACATATTAATATTGAGCAAGAGATTGAAGATATTAAGAATAAAATAAACAACGTATAATAGCAATGGAATACTCCATAAAAGATATTACCGCCCTATTGGGTTGCAACAATGCACCTTTTGAAGAACTCAACATATCGTTACTCCTAACCGATAGTCGTTCAATAAAGACACCTTCGGAGACGCTCTTTTTTGCCATAAAGAGCAAGACTAACGACGGACACAAGTTTATTGAAGAGTTATATAAAAAGGGTGTTCGCAACTTTGTTACCGAACAAGAGTTACCAATATTCACAACATTCAAGGGAGTAAATATCATCAGGGTAAAAAACAGTATAAAGGCTCTGCAAAAGATAGCATCGGCTCACCGAAAGAGATTTAAGGTGCCAGTGATAGGCATTACCGGCAGCAACGGCAAGACCATTGTCAAAGAGTGGCTAAATCAACTGCTGCAACCCGACTATTTTATAACTCGCTCACCACGCAGTTACAACTCACAAATTGGAGTACCCCTCTCGGTATGGGAGTTAGAGCAACGCACAACACTTGCCATCTTTGAGGCAGGAATATCGCAACCCCACGAGATGGAGGCTCTAAGCGAGGTTATTGCCCCATCCATAGGCATATTCACCTGCATAGGCGATGCTCACCAAGAGGGATTTAACTCGGTCAGCGAGAAGTTAAACGAGAAACTAAAACTCTTTAAAGAGTCAAAAACCATAATATACAATGCCTCACAAAACAATATCAAAGAGGCTATTGAGAGCCTATATGCAGACAGAGAGTTAATTGGATGGTCAAACAGCGACACCTCTGCACCCTTGTTCATAAAAGAGATATCCAAGACTGACAATGTAGCATCGGTTACATATATATACAGAGGCAAAGAGGAGAACTTTAAGATACCGTTTGTTGAAGATGGTTCAATAGAGAATGCTATTCACACTCTTTGCACTATGCTCTTCTGTTTCAATATCACACCACAAGAGGCTGCAAAACGACTCATAAGCATTGAGCCGGTTGCTATGCGATTAGAGGTTAAAGAGGGCAAGAACAACTGTACAATAATAAACGATACATACAACTCCGATATAAACTCACTGGAGATTGCACTCGACTTTCTTTCACGCCGTTCAATATTAGAAGGAGGTGCAAGACGGCTAATACTCTCAGACATTCTACAATCATCATCAAACGAAGTTGAGTTATACACAAAAATTGCAAAACTTCTAACCGAGAAAGGTGTTGATAAATTTGTTGGTATTGGAGAGCGATTAACAGAGAACAGAGAGTTGTTTCCCGAAGGCAGCAGTTTTTTCAGAACAACAGCCGAGTTTCTATCATCGGGCGTAACAGACCACTTCAACAACGAGCTGATACTGGTTAAGGGAGCAAGAAGATTTAATTTTGATGAGATAACCGACGACCTCTCGCTTAAACAACACGAAACCATATTGGAGGTAAACCTCGATGCCATACGACACAACTACAACTACTATAAGCAAAAGTTACTACCTAACACAAAAGTTATATGTATGGTAAAGGCGTTTGGCTATGGAGCAGGCTCGTACGAGCTGACAAAAACACTACAAGATGCAGGATGCAGTTATGTGGCAGTTGCCGTTGCCGATGAGGGAGCAGAACTTCGCAAGGCCGGAATTACAATGCCCATAATGGTTATGAATCCCGAAATGGGGACATTTGACACCCTCTTTAAATATAACCTTGAACCGGAAGTATATAATTTCAGACTTTTAGAGGCGTTAACAAAGGCAGCGAGTTCGCAAGGCATAACCGATTTTCCTATACATATAAAGATTGACAGCGGTATGCACCGTTTAGGATTCACCATTCAGGATATGCCTAAACTTATTAAGAATCTTACAATAAATAAGGAGTTAACCCCACGCTCAGTATTCTCACATCTTGCAGGTAGCGATGATGATAGTCTTGACTACTATACCGAAATGCAGATTGAGACATTCAGCCGTTGTGCAGAGTCGCTTCAGATGGGAATAGGCAAACCCATATTCCGCCATATACTTAACACAGCAGGAATATCAAGATATACACAATACCAGTTTGAAGGCGTAAGACTTGGTATAGGATTGTATGGAGTAGCACCTCACCCCTCAGTTAAAGGGCTAAGGAGTGTATCGGCACTAAAAACCACAATACTGCAAATTAAAGAACTCACTTCGGCAGAGACAGTAGGCTACGGAAGGCGTGGAGTGCTGAACAAGAAGTCGCGAATAGCGGCAGTTCCCATTGGATATGCCGACGGACTTAACCGCCACCTTGGCAACGGAGCCGGAGCAATGTGGGTTAATGGCAAACTTGCCCCCATTGTCGGCAACGTATGTATGGATGTCACTATGATTGACGTTACCGACATTGAGTGTGCCGAAGGCGATATTGTTGAGGTATTTGGCGAAAATATAAAAGTTGAGGATATTGCCCAAAAATTAGGCACTATCCCCTATGAAGTCCTCACCTCAGTATCAGCAAGAGTTAAGAGAGTATATTTTAAAGAGTAGATTTTAGTTGTTTGTTGTCAACTTCGTTGCCCTGCGGGTTGTTGTTTGTTAACTAAAAATCTTATTTCACTTCAAATCTAATAAAAGGC comes from the Bacteroidales bacterium genome and includes:
- the rplD gene encoding 50S ribosomal protein L4, which translates into the protein MELSVLNIKGEDTGKKVTLNDTVFGIEPNEHAIYLDVKQFMANNRQGTHKSKERSEVSGSTRKLKRQKGTGGARSGDINSPVMVGGGRVFGPVPRDYSFKLNKKVKALARKSALSCKLAENAILVVEDFSFEAPKTKEFIDFTKNLQVADKKLLLVLSDQNKNVYLSARNLPKAKVITVSELNTYKILDCETLVMFESSVALINEF
- the rplC gene encoding 50S ribosomal protein L3, translating into MPGLLGKKIGMTSVFSAEGVNMPCTVIEVGPCVVTQIKTVEKDGYAAVQVGFEDKKEKHTTKAEMGHFNKSGVTPKRHLAEFKGFETEYNLGDVISVDFFAEDDYVDVIGTSKGKGYQGVVKRHGFGGVGQTTHGQHNRLRAPGSIGACSYPARVFKGTRMAGQTGNARVTVQNLQVIKVIPEHNLLLVKGSIPGSKGSIVIIEK
- the rpsJ gene encoding 30S ribosomal protein S10, with amino-acid sequence MSSKIRIKLKSYDHTLVDKSAEKIVKTVKATGAVVKGPIPLPTRKRIFTVNRSTFVNKKSREQFELSFYRRLIEIEILDGSSKAVEALMKLELPSGVDVEIKL
- the fusA gene encoding elongation factor G, with amino-acid sequence MAKGDELLKYTRNLGIMAHIDAGKTTTSERILFYTGLTHKIGEVHDGAATMDWMEQEQERGITITSAATTTWWNYNNEKYKINLIDTPGHVDFTAEVERSLRILDGAVATFCAVGGVEPQSETVWRQADKYNVPRVGYVNKMDRSGANFFEVVRQLKEVLGANPCPIQIPIGAEENFKGVIDLVRMKALYWPNEAMGADYTAEEIPAELQAEAEEWREKLLECVADFDDALMEKFFDDPSTITEEEIKVAVRKGTLAMKMVPMTCGSSFKNKGVQTLLDAVCAYLPSPIDTPSVVGHEVDNKEVEISRKPSSGEPLSALIFKIAVDPYVGRLCFFRVYSGDLVAGSYVLNTRSGKKERISRLFQMHSSKQNPKEVIGCGDIGAAVGLKDVRTGDTICAENAPIVLESMDFPEPVIGIAVEPKTQKDLDKLGLGLQKLAEEDPTFTVKSDEDTGQTIISGMGELHLEIIIDRLRREFNVECNQGRPQVSYKEAITQSVELRETYKKQTGGRGKYADMIVRVEPVDADFEGSLQFVDEVKGGNIPKEYIPSIQKGFTTAMKNGVLAGYQVDQLKVTVIDGSYHPVDSDQLSFEVCAIQAFKKACEKAGPTLLEPIMKIEVVTPEESMGDVISDLNKRRGQVEGMESSRSGARIVKAKAPLAEMFGYVTSLRTITSGRATSTMTFSHYAEVSSSIAKNVLTEVKGRVDLL
- the rpsG gene encoding 30S ribosomal protein S7 gives rise to the protein MRKAKPKKRIVLPDPIFSDVKVSKFVNHLMYDGKKNTAYTIFYSALDMVKSKMTTEETALEIWKKALENITPQVEVKSRRVGGATFQVPTEIRPDRKESISMKNLILYARKRGGKTMADKLAAEIMDAYNNQGGAFKRKEDMHKMAEANRAFAHFRF
- the rpsL gene encoding 30S ribosomal protein S12, which encodes MPTIQQLVRKGRVVLEDKSKSPALDSCPQRRGVCVRVYTTTPKKPNSAMRKVARVRLTNGKEVNSYIPGEGHNLQEHSIVMVRGGRVKDLPGVRYHIVRGTLDTAGVANRTQRRSKYGAKRPKAGKK
- a CDS encoding LamG domain-containing protein, translated to MKKIFTLLVMLISLMLSMSLVNANEVEPRGIDLGEYAFGIPAEQLNFNNQTPFTFSFWVNIKEFNHNTQGTQFLNIRNPNINDNMDKGGGYPLCDWGYLFSTIQEYGVDDYGGIWKDNELLVSVREQTASSSSPFVREKTFKFSSGKWFFVTFQQYYTDKPQMKLYVNGDEILKFTSKSILMDWYKEYIIMIGGHAKYRSPLNAYIDKVQFYNRALTQSEIGESMYDPLLSDDSLLGYWDFENGCTTDSEGYMMADNGTIKASMYKILQQNNISIGIEIQSFTFGEGVTPESVLQGVEESTTDESNTKAYVSDGVLYIESAEDINSVTVYDAMGRIITSGTYSNASLQIPLPTTLKGVVMVKVDNCVVKVICN
- a CDS encoding GSCFA domain-containing protein, translating into MDFRTIVSLDWRGERIDHSDSLIFIGSCFADEIGGIFKASKFDTLLNPFGVLYNPLSIAEAINRAIANTPFVEGELFKSGNLYHSFSHHSTFSHTNKEYMLQTINSSLAESSQRLKSANYLFITFGTAWVYEAVESGKVVANCHKLPANNFSRRRVSVKEIVESLSATLETLFTTNPNIKIVLTVSPIRHLNDGIHENSLSKSTLLLACEELQKIFNTRVSYLPTYEVLLDELRDYRFYADDMAHPSKKAVEYIWEKIEDEVITPNSVNIIKEWSKIRQGISHRLMSADTEGYKTFLNTLLRNATSFALKYKHINIEQEIEDIKNKINNV
- a CDS encoding bifunctional UDP-N-acetylmuramoyl-tripeptide:D-alanyl-D-alanine ligase/alanine racemase, whose amino-acid sequence is MEYSIKDITALLGCNNAPFEELNISLLLTDSRSIKTPSETLFFAIKSKTNDGHKFIEELYKKGVRNFVTEQELPIFTTFKGVNIIRVKNSIKALQKIASAHRKRFKVPVIGITGSNGKTIVKEWLNQLLQPDYFITRSPRSYNSQIGVPLSVWELEQRTTLAIFEAGISQPHEMEALSEVIAPSIGIFTCIGDAHQEGFNSVSEKLNEKLKLFKESKTIIYNASQNNIKEAIESLYADRELIGWSNSDTSAPLFIKEISKTDNVASVTYIYRGKEENFKIPFVEDGSIENAIHTLCTMLFCFNITPQEAAKRLISIEPVAMRLEVKEGKNNCTIINDTYNSDINSLEIALDFLSRRSILEGGARRLILSDILQSSSNEVELYTKIAKLLTEKGVDKFVGIGERLTENRELFPEGSSFFRTTAEFLSSGVTDHFNNELILVKGARRFNFDEITDDLSLKQHETILEVNLDAIRHNYNYYKQKLLPNTKVICMVKAFGYGAGSYELTKTLQDAGCSYVAVAVADEGAELRKAGITMPIMVMNPEMGTFDTLFKYNLEPEVYNFRLLEALTKAASSQGITDFPIHIKIDSGMHRLGFTIQDMPKLIKNLTINKELTPRSVFSHLAGSDDDSLDYYTEMQIETFSRCAESLQMGIGKPIFRHILNTAGISRYTQYQFEGVRLGIGLYGVAPHPSVKGLRSVSALKTTILQIKELTSAETVGYGRRGVLNKKSRIAAVPIGYADGLNRHLGNGAGAMWVNGKLAPIVGNVCMDVTMIDVTDIECAEGDIVEVFGENIKVEDIAQKLGTIPYEVLTSVSARVKRVYFKE